In the Candidatus Binataceae bacterium genome, one interval contains:
- a CDS encoding NADH-quinone oxidoreductase subunit C, whose protein sequence is MEPLQIYERVKERFGDRVLEVSEKKPDPFIVIDPSALVEVGTFMRDDPELAMDCLSNESGVDYKDRIEVVYHLFSYSRRHGAVMKIKLPRDNPSVTTLEEVWKSANWMEREIFDLLGVTFEGHSDLRRILMPEDWIGYPLRKDFVEPTEYHGISTIRESPIIRLDSKKK, encoded by the coding sequence ATGGAACCGCTCCAGATATACGAGCGGGTCAAAGAACGGTTCGGCGATCGAGTTCTCGAAGTTTCCGAGAAGAAGCCCGACCCGTTCATCGTGATCGATCCGTCTGCGCTCGTCGAGGTCGGCACGTTCATGCGCGACGATCCCGAGTTGGCAATGGACTGCCTCTCCAACGAGAGCGGCGTCGATTACAAGGATCGTATTGAAGTCGTCTACCATTTGTTCTCATATTCGAGGCGCCACGGCGCGGTGATGAAAATCAAATTGCCGCGCGATAATCCGTCGGTCACAACGCTCGAAGAAGTCTGGAAGTCCGCCAACTGGATGGAGCGCGAGATTTTCGACTTGCTCGGTGTCACCTTCGAAGGTCATAGCGATCTGCGGCGTATCCTGATGCCCGAGGACTGGATCGGCTATCCACTGCGCAAGGATTTCGTCGAGCCGACCGAGTATCACGGCATTTCAACTATCCGCGAGAGCCCGATTATCCGGCTCGACTCGAAAAAGAAATGA
- the nuoH gene encoding NADH-quinone oxidoreductase subunit NuoH, with amino-acid sequence MQELINSLVSSKSFGGMPATIVGAIVIIVLSAVVFLGVAFPFAGIVSWVERRVWARIQSRVGPNRVGPNGFLQWLADGVKHVCKEDVIPADSDPHLFKMAPYLVVLAFVLPWAVMPFSSALILADMNVGILYMTSVTAITVVGVLMAGWASNDKWSLIGGIRSAAQIVSYEIPAGLSIFPVVLMTGTLSMQSIIKAQGWAPQHWFLFANPFTFVAANILYVSALAEGNRTPFDLPEAESELVAGFATEYSGMRYLFFFMAEWGNLFIIGAIITTLFLGGWQFPRVTNNAVVMNVLQLITFNVKVLFLVFLSMWIRGTLPRVRIDQLMSLCWKYFVPISFVNMLGTAVWVAIWPDGNSVAGYIMFAVGLVVAFIFVQRVIYYVRRSRMELYFRPTI; translated from the coding sequence ATGCAGGAACTGATTAATAGTCTGGTTTCGTCGAAGAGCTTCGGCGGCATGCCTGCGACGATCGTCGGCGCGATCGTGATCATCGTGCTGAGCGCGGTCGTGTTCCTCGGCGTTGCGTTTCCGTTTGCGGGAATAGTCAGTTGGGTCGAGCGCCGCGTATGGGCGCGAATCCAGTCGCGCGTCGGCCCGAATCGCGTCGGGCCCAATGGCTTTCTGCAGTGGCTCGCCGACGGCGTAAAGCACGTCTGCAAGGAAGACGTTATTCCGGCCGACTCCGACCCTCATCTATTTAAGATGGCGCCGTATCTAGTCGTACTCGCCTTCGTGCTGCCTTGGGCAGTGATGCCGTTTTCGTCTGCGCTCATCCTGGCCGATATGAATGTCGGCATCCTTTATATGACCTCGGTCACGGCGATCACCGTCGTCGGGGTGCTGATGGCCGGGTGGGCGTCGAACGACAAGTGGTCGCTGATCGGTGGGATCCGTTCCGCGGCGCAAATAGTCAGTTATGAAATTCCCGCCGGCCTTTCGATTTTTCCGGTCGTGTTGATGACCGGAACGCTTTCGATGCAGTCGATCATCAAGGCGCAGGGCTGGGCGCCGCAGCATTGGTTCCTGTTCGCGAATCCGTTCACCTTCGTCGCCGCCAACATCCTCTATGTATCGGCACTCGCCGAGGGCAACCGCACTCCCTTCGATCTGCCCGAGGCGGAATCGGAACTCGTCGCCGGATTTGCGACTGAGTACAGCGGGATGCGCTACCTGTTCTTTTTCATGGCGGAGTGGGGCAACCTGTTCATCATCGGCGCGATTATCACGACGCTGTTCCTCGGCGGATGGCAATTTCCACGCGTGACCAACAACGCGGTCGTGATGAACGTGCTGCAGTTGATCACGTTCAACGTGAAGGTGCTGTTCCTGGTTTTCCTTTCGATGTGGATTCGCGGCACCCTGCCGCGCGTGCGTATCGATCAGCTGATGTCGCTGTGCTGGAAGTATTTCGTGCCGATCTCGTTCGTGAACATGCTTGGCACGGCGGTCTGGGTCGCGATCTGGCCCGATGGCAACTCGGTTGCAGGCTATATCATGTTCGCAGTGGGGCTGGTGGTCGCGTTCATCTTCGTCCAGCGGGTCATTTACTACGTCAGGCGTTCGCGGATGGAACTTTATTTCCGTCCGACAATATAG
- the nuoB gene encoding NADH-quinone oxidoreductase subunit NuoB yields MPLLNTLPDYVLTTKTDELLNWMRKSSIWYMLFGLACCAIELMHTGGPRADIERFGATPRASARQSDLMIVAGTLTLKMALRTRLLYDQMPDPKYVIAMGSCASCGGLFQLAYSVCDGVDKILPVDVYVPGCPPRPEALTEGLLKLQEKIMSERWLARSSNGVAAA; encoded by the coding sequence ATGCCGCTTTTGAACACGCTGCCCGATTACGTTTTAACGACCAAGACCGATGAGCTGCTCAACTGGATGCGCAAGTCGAGCATCTGGTACATGCTGTTCGGCCTCGCCTGCTGCGCGATCGAGCTGATGCATACCGGTGGCCCGCGCGCCGATATCGAGCGCTTCGGCGCCACGCCGCGCGCTTCGGCTCGCCAGTCCGATCTGATGATCGTCGCCGGCACGCTGACGCTTAAGATGGCGCTGCGCACGCGGCTCCTCTACGACCAGATGCCCGATCCCAAGTACGTGATCGCGATGGGCTCATGCGCAAGCTGCGGCGGCCTGTTCCAGCTCGCGTACTCGGTTTGCGACGGCGTCGATAAGATCTTGCCGGTTGATGTTTACGTTCCCGGATGCCCGCCGCGTCCCGAGGCGCTGACCGAGGGACTGCTCAAGCTCCAGGAAAAAATCATGTCCGAGCGTTGGTTGGCGCGCTCGAGCAATGGAGTCGCAGCGGCGTGA
- a CDS encoding NADPH-quinone oxidoreductase has protein sequence MSTFRTEEMTLNMGPQHPSTHGVLRFIVRADGEVMREAIPDVGYLHRSIEKIAEKVGYHGFMPYTDRVDYVCAMFTNQGWGMASEKLANIEVPKRGEYCRVIAAEFNRLASHLLSVGTMGMDIGAMTPFTHAIREREMINDLIEELCGARLTFNYMRIGGVAWDLPPGWREKALAYLDHFDPILEEYNALLSFNKIYIERLANIGIISLEEAISYNLVGPNLRGSGMKWDIRKDIPYSAYPDFDFDVPVGSGEWGRLGDAMDRYMVRIREMKESVKILRQALAQIPAGPVLAKVPRNFKPPAGECQIRVESARGDMGWYAVSDGTAYPWRVHVRTGSFAAMGITQKLSQGLMIADLVTLIASLDVIAPEIDR, from the coding sequence ATGAGTACCTTTCGCACCGAAGAAATGACCCTCAACATGGGCCCGCAGCATCCGTCAACCCACGGCGTGCTGCGCTTCATCGTGCGCGCCGACGGCGAAGTAATGCGCGAGGCGATTCCCGACGTCGGCTACCTGCATCGCTCGATTGAGAAGATCGCCGAGAAAGTCGGCTATCACGGCTTCATGCCCTATACCGATCGCGTCGATTACGTTTGCGCGATGTTCACGAACCAGGGATGGGGCATGGCGAGCGAGAAGCTCGCGAATATCGAGGTTCCCAAGCGCGGTGAGTATTGCCGCGTGATCGCCGCCGAGTTTAATCGCCTCGCGTCACATCTCTTGTCCGTCGGCACGATGGGCATGGATATCGGCGCGATGACGCCGTTCACGCATGCGATCCGCGAGCGCGAGATGATCAACGACCTGATCGAGGAGCTCTGCGGCGCGCGGCTGACATTTAACTATATGCGTATCGGTGGTGTCGCGTGGGATCTGCCGCCGGGATGGCGCGAGAAAGCGCTCGCATATCTCGATCATTTCGATCCGATTCTCGAGGAGTACAACGCGCTCCTCTCCTTCAACAAAATATATATCGAGCGGCTGGCGAACATCGGAATCATCTCGCTCGAAGAAGCGATTAGCTACAACCTCGTCGGTCCCAACCTGCGCGGCTCGGGCATGAAGTGGGATATCCGCAAGGACATTCCTTACTCCGCCTATCCTGATTTCGATTTTGACGTGCCTGTCGGGTCGGGCGAGTGGGGCAGGCTCGGCGACGCGATGGATCGCTACATGGTGCGGATCCGCGAGATGAAGGAATCGGTAAAAATCCTGCGCCAGGCCTTGGCGCAGATCCCGGCCGGCCCCGTGCTCGCGAAGGTGCCGCGCAACTTCAAGCCGCCGGCGGGCGAATGCCAGATTCGCGTTGAATCGGCCCGCGGCGACATGGGATGGTACGCCGTCAGCGACGGCACTGCTTATCCGTGGCGCGTCCATGTGCGCACTGGATCGTTCGCCGCAATGGGTATTACGCAGAAACTCAGTCAGGGGCTGATGATCGCCGACCTCGTGACATTGATCGCGAGCCTCGATGTCATCGCTCCGGAGATCGATCGCTAA